Below is a window of Vicingus serpentipes DNA.
ATGAGTATCCAATAATAACAGAAATTGAATTTAATAAATTAAGTGATGCTTTAAATAAAGAAGAACGTTTTGAAAAGAAAGAATATCAATTAATTGATGCTAAAGAAAAACAAAAACGAGAAATTTGGCAACGAAAGTTTTTCGAGATAACAAGTAAATAATCCTACAAAAGTGAAACTCCAGAACAATAATAATCTTTTAGTAAGTATTTGCTGTATTACTTATAATCATGAAAAGTACATTAAACAGGCTTTAGATAGTTTTTTGATGCAAAAAACTGACTTTGCTTTCGAAATTGTTATTCACGATGATGCCTCAACCGACAGTACACAAGCCATTATAAAAGAATATGCAAAAAAGCACCCCTCAGTTTTCAACCCTTTATATCAAAAAGAAAATCAAAAATCTATATATAAATCAGGAATGAACCCGAGATTTAATTATCCAAGAGCAAAAGGAAAATACATTGCCTTATGTGATGGAGATGATTATTGGACTGACCCCTTAAAATTGCAAAAACAAGTTGATTTAATGGAGCTTGATGACACCATCTCTCTAGTTTATACTAACTGTAAAGAAAAATATGAAAACACCAATCTACCCTTAAAAACAAAATACAACAAATCAATGCCAGAAGGCTATTGTTTTGATGAAGTCATAAAAGGTAGTTTTCCTCAAACAGTTTCTATTATGTATAGAAAAAGTTTTATTCCTGGGAAAATTGCTGATGTAGTTAAACCCAATTACAAAATGGGTGATTATCAATTAGCCCTATTTCTAGCACTAAAAGGTAAATTAAAATACCTTCCTGATGTTACCTGTGTGTACCGAAAAAATGATACTTCAATCTCAGGCGTAGTAGCAAAAAACTACCTCACAAACATCAATTTCATAAATTCTTGCAGAGAAGTATTAACAGATTTCACTATAGAAAATAGTATTTCTGATCCTACTCTACTCCAAAAAATAGATGCTCAATTGCAGCATTGGCTACTCACCTCTTTTAGTATGAGTTTACAAAATCATAATTTAACTTTGGCTAAACAATTGTGGTTAACAATAAAGCACAACCCTACCCCAATACCCATTAAGTACAAAATCCTAAACCTATCAGCCGCTCTCGGAATTTTTGGTAAAGGGTTAATCAACTTTTATTATAAAAAGTAAGTATGCTATTTAACTCAATAGATTTTGCTATCTTTTTACCAATAGTTTTTATACTCTATTGGTTCGTTTTTTCTAAAAACCTAAAACTACAAAATCTATTAATTGTATTTGCAAGCTACTTGTTTTATGGTTGGTGGGATTGGCGTTTTTTATCACTCATTCTCTTTAGTACACTTATTGATTATACTGTAGGTCACCAACTCAAAAAAGAAGAAAACAAGACAAAGAGAAAACTATTGTTATGGAGTAGCATACTCATTAACTTAGGTTTTTTAGGCTTCTTTAAATATTATAATTTCTTTCTTGAAAATTTCATTACAGCATTTTCATTTTTTGGTTCAGAGATAAATGCTAGGACACTAAATATCATTTTACCGGTTGGAATTAGTTTTTATACTTTTCAGACATTAAGTTATACCATAGATGTCTATAAAAGAAAATTAGACCCAACTAAAGATTTAATTGCCTTTACAGCTTTTGTTAGTTTTTTTCCTCAATTAGTTGCTGGGCCTATTGAACGTGCATCAAATCTTCTACCACAATTTTATCAAAAACGTACTTTTGACTACTCAAAAGCAATTATAGGTTTAAGACAAATACTTTGGGGATTATTCAAAAAAATTGTAATTGCAGATAATTGCGCAGAATATGCAAACCTCTTTTTCAACAATACCGAAGCCTATGGTGGTAGCTCTTTATTATTAGGTGCTATATTTTTCACATTCCAAATCTATGGCGATTTTTCTGGTTACTCAGATATCGCAATTGGTACATCTCGATTATTTGGGTTCAATTTAATGCAAAATTTTGCTTTTCCTTATTTCTCAAGAGATATTGCAGAATTCTGGAGGCGTTGGCACATTTCCTTATCAACATGGTTTAGAGATTATCTATACATCCCTTTGGGTGGGAGTAAAGGCGGTACTTGGATGAAAGTACGTAATACATTTATAATTTTCTTAGTTAGTGGCTTTTGGCATGGTGCAAATTGGACTTTCATTATTTGGGGTGCCTTAAATGCAATTTACTTTTTACCGCTTTTGCTATTAAATAAAAATAGAAATAATCTTGATGCTATTCCAACGAAAAAACGATTCCCTTCATTTAAGGAATTTATAAATATTAGCCTCACCTTCCTATTAACAGTATTTGCATGGATATTCTTTCGTTCAGAAAATGTTAATCATGCATTTTTGTACATATCAAAAATATTTTCAAAATCATTTTTTACAAACCCTAATATTATAGAAACTAAAGGTATGCTTACAACAATAAGTTTGATCATTATTTTTGTAATTATAGAGTGGGCTGGTAAAAGTGAACAATTTGCATTAGAGAAATTTGGCTCAAAATGGCATAAGTCATTACAATGGTCATTTTACTATCTTTTGGTATTCATTATTTTATATTTTGGCGGTAAAGAACAAGAGTTTATCTATTTTCAATTTTAAATAATGAAAAAATTTATTTTTAAATCTATATTATTTGTTACTCCAATTATTGTTTGTTTCATCATCTTTGAAACATTAATCAGAAAAATACCGAATGATTATAATTATAAAAATGAGTATTTGACAATCAATTCTAATAAAATAAATAACCTTTTCTTGGGCAGCTCACACACCTATTATGGTGTTAATCCAGATTTCATTAAATCAAACAGCTTTAATGCTAGCCATATTTCTCAAAGTTTAGATACTGATTTTAAAATCATCAATAAATTTCAATTTTGGGATAGCTTAAAAACTATTATTATACCAATTGATTATTTCAGTTTATTTATTAGTATTGAAACAAGTAAAGAAGCTTGGAGAATAAAAAATTACATACTTTATTATGATTTTTATAAATCAAATCAAATATCAAATCATTCAGAAGTTTTAAGTGTTAATTTAAAAAGTAACATTAATAGGATTTACTCCTATTACCTTAAAAATAATTCAAGTATTACTTGTAATAAAAAAGGTTTTGGAAATGTTAAAAAACCACAACTCAACCTTAAAGAAACTGGAAAAACTGCAGCAAATAGGCATACTAAAAAAGATTTGACATTATACTTTAAAAACATTAAAATAATTCAAGACATTATTAATCTAGCAAATAAAAAAAATATAAAAATTCTTTTTTACACTAGTCCTTCATATAAAACATATGTTTCTAATTTGAATGAAGATCAACTTAATCTTACAATAAAAACAGCCGAAAATTTAGCTCTTAAGAACAAAAACTGTAGTTATCACAACTTGCTATCAGATAAAAACTTTATAGCCTCTGACTATAGAGATGCGGACCATTTAAATGAAAGTGGTGCCAAAAAATTATCTCTAAAATTAGATAGCATAATACAAGAATTGCAATAAAAATATCAATTTTTAATGTATATTTTTGAAAACTAGTTAATCAAAATTTATTATAAAAAATGAACATCGCTGTAATAGGTAAATTTAACATCGAGGGTTCTGGCTTGCACATTAAAGAGGCTTTAGAAAATATGGGGCATACTGTTATTTGTATAGACCCAGAAGTGAAATTTATGCAGTTTGGCTTTATAGGTTATAGAGGACGAAGTATGGCGCGTACTTTTTACCAACAGTTTTTAGGTAAAATTCCTTTTTTTAGAAAACTCAAAGCAAACTCTATTTACAACTATTATCACCACAACAAAATTGATTTAAGCATCGTTTTACATGATTATTTTTCTACCCAAGAAATTACAGCAATAAAAAAAATCAACCCCGCTCCTATTGCACTTTGGTTTCCAGACGCAATTAGTAACTTCAAGAAATCTATGTTTTTTGTTGCTGGCTACGATTATCTCTTTTTTGTAGACCATTACATTGTAAAAAAATTAAAAGAAGAGTTCTTACTCAACACTCATTTCCTACCTCAATGTTATAATCCTGCTTACCATAAAATTGAACCCCTAACAAAAAATGACCAAGAATTTTACGGTTGTGAAATAACGAATGTCGGAAATTTATATCCGAGTAGAATTGCACTTTATAAACACCTAACAAAATATAACTTTAAAATGTGGGGTGCAAAACCTGCATTTTGGTTAACTGTTCCTGAAATAAAAAAAATAATAACTGGAACTGTTGTTTTTCAAAAAGAAAAAGCCAAAGCTTTTGGTGCTGCTAAAATTGTACTTAACAATTTACATCCTGCAGTTATTAATGGCATCAATAAAAGAGCTTTTGAAATTGCTGGTTGTGGTGGATTTCAAATCATTACACACAGTGACGCTGTGAGCCAACTCTTTACTGTTGGGAAAGAAATAGTAACCTATAGCAATTATTCTGATCTAATTAAAAAATTAGATTATTATTTAGATCCTAAAAACGAAGGCGAAAGAAAACAAATTGCTGAAGCAGGGCACCAAAGAGCAATGAAAGAACATACCTATGAACATCGCTTAAAAACCATTCTTCATATCTGTAAATCTCAGTTAAATGAAAGTTAACATCATTTCTATTAACCCAATAACCGTAATACCTGTTTTACGTTATATCGTTCATCATTTTATTGATAAAATGAATGCAGATGTGACTTTAACAGAAACACATGTAAAAAGCTTTAATAGTTATTATAATAAAATTGCTCATTTTAAATTCGACAATATAGCCGAATACGAAACTTATCAAGAGTTTAGAAAACAGTCTGCTGGATTTAAGTTGAGCAAATACCTCTTTATAGTAAAAAAGATATGGCATATTCTAAACAGCAATGAACAACAAATTATTTACACGAGTGATTACCAAGTTTTATTTTTTATTTTAAAATTACAAGCATTTTTTAAAACCAAAAAGCAGTTAATTATTTACCACCAATATGAATTAATAGAATTAACTAAACTGAATAAAATCAACCATTTTTTATATACTACCGTATTAAAAAAAGCAAAAGAGATTGATTTGATGGTATTTTCAGAAAATAACAGATTGAACTACTTTTTAAAGAATTCTTCTTTAAAAAAAGAAAATGCATTTGTTCTACCCAATTCTTGCGAAAGCATCTCTTCAAATGAGAAGCACATAAAGCATCCTTTATTTAATCAATTCCCATCAAACAGTTTTATTGTGACTCATCTGGGAAATGTTGGTGGAGAACAACACTATTTTTCTAATTTTATTAATGCTGTAGAAAAATTACAAGAAAACAAAGAAATCGTTTTTTTATTTATTGGCAGAAAAAACGAATTGATAAAGAAGATTGAAAAAGAAAAACAATTTGCTAATCTTTATTTTGTTGATGCTGTTCCACATGAAGAATTAAATCAAATATATCCTTTTATTAATTTAGGTGTTATTTTATATAAAGGTAATGGCTTAAATTATGAGTTTTGTGCGCCTAATAAACTTTATGAATTATGGGCAAATGGAGTACCTGTAATAGCTCATCAGCTTAAAGGTTTAATCCCACTTTTTAAAAGCAAGAACAGAGGTGTATTGAGTAATTTTAATCAAGTAGATCAAATATGTGAAACCCTATTAAATTACGCAAAAAATAACTCCACAATCAACAAACAAATTTTAATTGATGAATTTAATAACGAATTAGCTATTTCTACTTATTTAGAGCAATTTGAGCAAAAAATAACATTACTTTTAAAGCAATAATTAAAAACAGTCGATGAGCAAAAACTTATTATTTATTATCGGAACTCGACCAGAATTAATTAAGGTATTTCCAATTATCCAACAATTAAAAAAAATTGGATATCCTAATTATAAAATTATAGCTACCGGACAGCATAAGGATTTATTAACTACCTATTGGAAAGTATTTGACATTACTCCTGACTATGAGTTGGAAATTATTAAAGCTGGACAGAATTTAACCCAATTAACCTCCAAAGCCATTGTTGCTATAGATGATTTATTGGCTAAAATAAAAAATGAATTTTCTCCAGATATTATTATTGCTCAAGGAGATACAACAACTGTAATGGCTGCCGCAATGGTTGCTTTTTACAATCAAATAAAATTTGCTCACATAGAAGCTGGACTAAGGAGTTTTAATTTGAACCATCCCTTTCCTGAGGAGTTTAATAGAAAAGTAGCCTCTATTGTTACTGATTTTCATTTTGCTCCTACTGATGTTTCTAAAAAGAATTTAATCGCAGAAAACACAACACTTTCTAAAATTCATGTAGTTGGAAATACGGTAATTGACACCCTGCATTATTTTATCCATTCAAATAAGCTAGCTCAAACTGAATTTAGTAACATAGATCTTAAAAAGAACTTAGCTAATATAGATGATAAATTAGTATTGATTACCTGCCACAGAAGAGAAAACCATCATGATTTAGATGAATTGATTAACGCAATAGAGGAGTTAAGTAAAAAAAATGCTGATACTATCTTTATTTGGCCCGTTCATCCCAACCCTAATGTAAAACAAAGAGTAGAAACATCAAATCTATCACAACTTAAAAATATCATCATTACTGCTCCTCTAGAATATTTAGATTTATTAAAGGTATTACAAAATTGTAAAATAGTAATTAGTGATTCTGGAGGAATACAAGAAGAAGCTCCTACTTTTAAAGTTCCTGTATTAATTTTAAGAGAAACTACCGAAAGACCTGAAGCTGTTACTTTAGGTATTTCTAAATTGGTAGGGATGAATAAAAATAAAATTATCAATTCATTTAACACCTTCAATCCGATCTTTTCTCAAGATTTTGTTAATCCTTATGGTGATGGGAATGCTGCTAAAAAAATTGTTAAAATTCTACAAGGTTAATGCGAGTAAATATGAAACAAAATATATCCATCAGCTTAGTATCTTATGTTGTATTAAACTTTATTAGTTATTCTCTTTTACCAACAGAATTTATTCATCACTACTAGTTTTAAGTCGATGAATCAAAAATAAAAATTAACAATATGTCTCCAATAAAAAAAGAAATAAACTGGATTAACAACATTAGAGTAATTGCTTGTTTTTTAGTTATTATTGCTCATATTGGTATAAACAACAATATATTCGATAAGTTTCTATTTTTAATTTCTAAAGTAGGTGTCCCTTTTTTCTTAATAATTTCAGGATATTTAACGCTAACAATAAAAAATGACACTCAAAATATTATTAATCGGTTAAAAAGGCTAGTCATCCCTTTTATTTTTTGGTCTATTTTTTACGCCTTATTTTCATTTTATAACAATCAATTAGATTTAAAACAAACTTTATATGCTATAGCTTTAATACCTTTTCAATCAACGGCTTCTCATATGTGGTACATGTACACAATCATAGGTTTAACTTTATTTAATCCCATTATATCTGCATGGCTAGTTAAAGTTGAAATAAAACCTATTTTCTTTTACCTATTATTATGGGTATTAACTCTTTGCTATCCTTACATTAGCTATCTAATAAATTCAATAAACATGTCTTCGAACGAAGGCCTTTTAAGTTTATTTTATTTTTCTGGTTATCTAGGATATTATGTATTAGGTTACGCTATTAAAAGGTCTCAAGATATAATATCCAACAAATTGATATTATTTTTACTCTTATTAATTCCAATAATAGCCACTTATTTATTAAACACTTATACTTCTGTAGGCTTATTAAGTACTAGATACTTAACCATAAATATTTTTTGCCTATCATTATTTGCTTTTTTATTAATAAAAAATATTGATTTAAAATCAGAGGCTTTTAATAAAATAATCTCAAAAGTTTCGAAGAATAGTTTTGGTATATATCTAATACATAAATTTATATTATATTATACTGAGCAAGATTTTTTTATTTATAAATATTTAAATGATTTTTTCTTAACTAAGATTTTTATTGCAATTATAACTATGACCGTTTCATATCTCATAATAGAGCTTATAAGCAAATTACCGTTTAAAAAATATATTATTGGATGATACAAAAAAAAGAAATTAATCACCAAAAATTATTTTCTTTAATAGTTGCAATCTTTATTGGTCTATTAATTTTTGATTTTTATTTGTTCACTGCTATTGGAATTAGCTGTTGGATTTATTCAATTTTACTATTTATAAAAAAGATTAATAACAAAATACCTGTTATTGAACTCATGCTAATCTTATGTGGTTATCAATGGATTTTTGCAAGTTATATGTCTTATCAATTGAACGACATGGCTTATAAAATGAGTGTTGATGAACAAACATATATGTTTAATACCGTTTCAATGTATCTTGCATTATTTATCGGGTCATTATTTTTTCAAAAAGATATCAATTTAAATAAAGAGGAGCTACTTAAAGGCATTAATTCATTACCAGGTACAAATTATCTTTTAATAATATTAAGTGTTGGTGTTTTGAATCTATTTACAAAAAATTTGCTTCCTTCCAGCCTTTATTTTCTTAATCATATAGGTTATTCCTTTATGTATATTGCTGGTATAATGGCGCTATATTCAAAAAAATATTTCATTGTATTTTATGTGGTTTTTGGTTTTTTATTATTTAAAGTTATAAGAAGTAGTGTTTTTAATGAATTTATCACATGGAGTTTCTTCATTTTAATGTTTATTTCAAATAGGTACAGTTTCTCTAAAAAAAAAATAATTCTAATACTATTACTAGCTATATTTTCTCTATCAGTTCTCCAAGCAATTAAACCAGTTTATAGAGATATTATAAGTAATAAAAAAGTCGATAATAAGGTTTCCTTATTTGTCGAATTATTAAGTACTAAAATGCTTAGTAACATATTAATGAATGAGGAGGTTAAGGAGAACGACGATTTAGAAGAATTAAACTCTAGAGCTAACCAAGGCTGGGTATATGCCTTAATATATAAGCATGTACCTAAAAAAGAACCTTATGCTAGAGGAGAAACAATTCTTGAAGCTATTGGTGATAGCTTTTTACCTAGATTCTTTTTCCCCAACAAAAAAAACACATTTAATTCTGAAATTTTCACAAGGTTTACTGGGAGGCCGCTACTAGACACCACAGCTATGGGGCTTGGTATTCCTGGTGAAGCATACGCTAATTTTGGACTAGGTGGTGCAATTCTTTTCATGTTTATCTATGGCTTTCTCATTGCTAAATTAACTTCATATTTTAATAAACAAATAAATGTAAATTGGTTTTACCTCTTCTTTGCTCCAATCTTTTTTGAAATGATTATTAGAGGTATTTCTAACTTCTCACAAGTTGTTAATTGGCAATTAAAAATAATTGTTGTATTTCTTGTTTTTAGTAGATTAACGTTAAAATGGAGTCAGAGTGTAGTAAAATTAGAAAACTAGTAAATAACCATATGATCAAAAAATTAAGTATACCATTAAAATATATTGCTAATCATCCATTAACTAAAAGCAATAAAT
It encodes the following:
- a CDS encoding O-antigen polysaccharide polymerase Wzy; this encodes MIQKKEINHQKLFSLIVAIFIGLLIFDFYLFTAIGISCWIYSILLFIKKINNKIPVIELMLILCGYQWIFASYMSYQLNDMAYKMSVDEQTYMFNTVSMYLALFIGSLFFQKDINLNKEELLKGINSLPGTNYLLIILSVGVLNLFTKNLLPSSLYFLNHIGYSFMYIAGIMALYSKKYFIVFYVVFGFLLFKVIRSSVFNEFITWSFFILMFISNRYSFSKKKIILILLLAIFSLSVLQAIKPVYRDIISNKKVDNKVSLFVELLSTKMLSNILMNEEVKENDDLEELNSRANQGWVYALIYKHVPKKEPYARGETILEAIGDSFLPRFFFPNKKNTFNSEIFTRFTGRPLLDTTAMGLGIPGEAYANFGLGGAILFMFIYGFLIAKLTSYFNKQINVNWFYLFFAPIFFEMIIRGISNFSQVVNWQLKIIVVFLVFSRLTLKWSQSVVKLEN
- the wecB gene encoding non-hydrolyzing UDP-N-acetylglucosamine 2-epimerase: MSKNLLFIIGTRPELIKVFPIIQQLKKIGYPNYKIIATGQHKDLLTTYWKVFDITPDYELEIIKAGQNLTQLTSKAIVAIDDLLAKIKNEFSPDIIIAQGDTTTVMAAAMVAFYNQIKFAHIEAGLRSFNLNHPFPEEFNRKVASIVTDFHFAPTDVSKKNLIAENTTLSKIHVVGNTVIDTLHYFIHSNKLAQTEFSNIDLKKNLANIDDKLVLITCHRRENHHDLDELINAIEELSKKNADTIFIWPVHPNPNVKQRVETSNLSQLKNIIITAPLEYLDLLKVLQNCKIVISDSGGIQEEAPTFKVPVLILRETTERPEAVTLGISKLVGMNKNKIINSFNTFNPIFSQDFVNPYGDGNAAKKIVKILQG
- a CDS encoding CgeB family protein; translation: MNIAVIGKFNIEGSGLHIKEALENMGHTVICIDPEVKFMQFGFIGYRGRSMARTFYQQFLGKIPFFRKLKANSIYNYYHHNKIDLSIVLHDYFSTQEITAIKKINPAPIALWFPDAISNFKKSMFFVAGYDYLFFVDHYIVKKLKEEFLLNTHFLPQCYNPAYHKIEPLTKNDQEFYGCEITNVGNLYPSRIALYKHLTKYNFKMWGAKPAFWLTVPEIKKIITGTVVFQKEKAKAFGAAKIVLNNLHPAVINGINKRAFEIAGCGGFQIITHSDAVSQLFTVGKEIVTYSNYSDLIKKLDYYLDPKNEGERKQIAEAGHQRAMKEHTYEHRLKTILHICKSQLNES
- a CDS encoding MBOAT family O-acyltransferase, whose product is MLFNSIDFAIFLPIVFILYWFVFSKNLKLQNLLIVFASYLFYGWWDWRFLSLILFSTLIDYTVGHQLKKEENKTKRKLLLWSSILINLGFLGFFKYYNFFLENFITAFSFFGSEINARTLNIILPVGISFYTFQTLSYTIDVYKRKLDPTKDLIAFTAFVSFFPQLVAGPIERASNLLPQFYQKRTFDYSKAIIGLRQILWGLFKKIVIADNCAEYANLFFNNTEAYGGSSLLLGAIFFTFQIYGDFSGYSDIAIGTSRLFGFNLMQNFAFPYFSRDIAEFWRRWHISLSTWFRDYLYIPLGGSKGGTWMKVRNTFIIFLVSGFWHGANWTFIIWGALNAIYFLPLLLLNKNRNNLDAIPTKKRFPSFKEFINISLTFLLTVFAWIFFRSENVNHAFLYISKIFSKSFFTNPNIIETKGMLTTISLIIIFVIIEWAGKSEQFALEKFGSKWHKSLQWSFYYLLVFIILYFGGKEQEFIYFQF
- a CDS encoding glycosyltransferase, with translation MKLQNNNNLLVSICCITYNHEKYIKQALDSFLMQKTDFAFEIVIHDDASTDSTQAIIKEYAKKHPSVFNPLYQKENQKSIYKSGMNPRFNYPRAKGKYIALCDGDDYWTDPLKLQKQVDLMELDDTISLVYTNCKEKYENTNLPLKTKYNKSMPEGYCFDEVIKGSFPQTVSIMYRKSFIPGKIADVVKPNYKMGDYQLALFLALKGKLKYLPDVTCVYRKNDTSISGVVAKNYLTNINFINSCREVLTDFTIENSISDPTLLQKIDAQLQHWLLTSFSMSLQNHNLTLAKQLWLTIKHNPTPIPIKYKILNLSAALGIFGKGLINFYYKK
- a CDS encoding glycosyltransferase, with the translated sequence MKVNIISINPITVIPVLRYIVHHFIDKMNADVTLTETHVKSFNSYYNKIAHFKFDNIAEYETYQEFRKQSAGFKLSKYLFIVKKIWHILNSNEQQIIYTSDYQVLFFILKLQAFFKTKKQLIIYHQYELIELTKLNKINHFLYTTVLKKAKEIDLMVFSENNRLNYFLKNSSLKKENAFVLPNSCESISSNEKHIKHPLFNQFPSNSFIVTHLGNVGGEQHYFSNFINAVEKLQENKEIVFLFIGRKNELIKKIEKEKQFANLYFVDAVPHEELNQIYPFINLGVILYKGNGLNYEFCAPNKLYELWANGVPVIAHQLKGLIPLFKSKNRGVLSNFNQVDQICETLLNYAKNNSTINKQILIDEFNNELAISTYLEQFEQKITLLLKQ
- a CDS encoding acyltransferase; the protein is MSPIKKEINWINNIRVIACFLVIIAHIGINNNIFDKFLFLISKVGVPFFLIISGYLTLTIKNDTQNIINRLKRLVIPFIFWSIFYALFSFYNNQLDLKQTLYAIALIPFQSTASHMWYMYTIIGLTLFNPIISAWLVKVEIKPIFFYLLLWVLTLCYPYISYLINSINMSSNEGLLSLFYFSGYLGYYVLGYAIKRSQDIISNKLILFLLLLIPIIATYLLNTYTSVGLLSTRYLTINIFCLSLFAFLLIKNIDLKSEAFNKIISKVSKNSFGIYLIHKFILYYTEQDFFIYKYLNDFFLTKIFIAIITMTVSYLIIELISKLPFKKYIIG